In one Vibrio sp. YMD68 genomic region, the following are encoded:
- a CDS encoding IS3 family transposase (programmed frameshift) — MTKRTRRLFSAEFKLEAAQLVLDQNYSVHEAAQAMNVGKSTMDKWVRQLRGERQGKTPKASPMTPEQIEIRELKKKLARLEEHNEIPKKSHSSVDVGLTEQFLIIKKLKQSYSVKTLCEVFNVHRSSFNYWLKRPTVINVEIVKLRSLVSEAHTASNGSAGARTIADIVTTQGVKLSRYRATKLMRTLGLVSCQEPKHRYRKASQEHIEVPNHLGRQFAVTAPNEVWVGDVTYIWTGNRWMYLAVVIDLFARRVIGWSMSLSPDSRLTGKALSMAYESRGKPKGVMFHSDQGSHYTSRKYRQLLWRFQIKQSLSRRGNCWDNAPMERFFRSLKTEWVPTVGYRSFFEAQQEITRYIIGYYCQLRPHQYNGGLTPNESERLYWESSKTVANFS; from the exons ATGACAAAACGTACAAGACGACTATTTAGCGCAGAATTTAAGTTAGAAGCAGCGCAGTTAGTCCTAGATCAAAATTACTCAGTGCATGAAGCAGCCCAAGCCATGAATGTGGGTAAATCCACGATGGATAAATGGGTTCGCCAACTTAGAGGAGAGCGCCAAGGGAAAACACCGAAAGCCTCTCCTATGACCCCTGAGCAAATAGAAATTCGGGAATTGAAAAAGAAGTTGGCTCGCCTTGAAGAGCATAATGAAATAC CTAAAAAAAGCCACAGCTCTGTTGATGTCGGACTCACTGAACAATTCTTGATCATCAAGAAACTCAAGCAGAGCTACAGCGTAAAAACATTATGCGAAGTCTTCAATGTTCATCGAAGCAGTTTTAACTATTGGCTTAAACGCCCAACGGTAATTAATGTTGAAATAGTAAAACTTCGCAGCTTGGTTAGTGAGGCGCACACTGCAAGCAATGGCTCTGCGGGAGCAAGAACCATTGCAGATATAGTTACAACCCAGGGCGTAAAGCTGAGTCGTTACCGAGCGACAAAACTGATGAGAACTCTTGGTTTAGTGAGTTGCCAAGAGCCAAAGCATCGTTACAGAAAGGCTTCACAAGAGCATATTGAAGTTCCAAATCACTTAGGTCGTCAGTTTGCTGTTACCGCCCCAAATGAAGTCTGGGTTGGCGATGTTACGTATATTTGGACGGGTAATCGGTGGATGTATTTAGCGGTCGTTATCGATCTTTTTGCTCGTAGAGTGATTGGTTGGTCGATGTCTTTATCACCTGATAGTCGGTTAACAGGCAAAGCTTTGTCGATGGCTTATGAGTCTCGCGGCAAGCCAAAAGGTGTCATGTTCCATAGCGATCAAGGTAGTCACTATACAAGTCGTAAATACCGCCAATTACTGTGGCGCTTTCAAATAAAACAGAGTTTATCTCGCCGAGGAAACTGCTGGGATAATGCGCCAATGGAGCGCTTCTTTAGAAGCCTGAAAACGGAATGGGTGCCAACAGTGGGTTATCGTAGCTTTTTTGAGGCTCAACAAGAGATCACTCGCTACATTATCGGATATTACTGCCAACTCAGGCCACATCAGTATAACGGTGGTCTGACTCCCAATGAATCAGAACGATTATATTGGGAAAGCTCTAAAACCGTGGCCAATTTTAGTTGA
- a CDS encoding TnsA endonuclease N-terminal domain-containing protein encodes MKRVKQPEITERELNKIERHQKSISSDGYKPYITVRQSNSVGLCNIIFSHKTNRNVHLLSQGELSLFLHLEHQKNVVEIYEQYPLPINQTLRCAEELNIYHPSRYKERDHQTKVIPANTMTTDMVAITRDIDSNTDKIQPYNYKPSKALSAKHESAQKVSRTRQKFQIEQLYWQKQGLTLVQMTEQDLNPNKTYNLKWLRECFLSPLHLEVPQALYTSMVLTLIRSLKDKPTDTLKTQLTFVAETHNITLDQMFRLFQYACYNDDLPVDLNTKIELYRPLAMNETLCNAY; translated from the coding sequence ATGAAAAGAGTTAAACAGCCTGAAATAACAGAGCGCGAATTAAATAAAATAGAGCGACATCAGAAATCCATTAGCTCCGATGGATACAAGCCATATATTACTGTTAGACAGTCGAATAGCGTCGGTTTGTGTAATATTATATTCAGTCATAAGACAAATCGCAACGTTCATTTATTAAGTCAAGGGGAGTTGTCTTTATTTTTGCATTTAGAACATCAAAAGAATGTTGTTGAAATATACGAACAATACCCTCTACCTATTAATCAAACACTGCGCTGTGCAGAAGAATTAAATATATATCATCCATCTAGGTATAAAGAGAGAGACCACCAGACTAAAGTTATTCCAGCAAACACTATGACAACCGACATGGTAGCAATCACACGTGATATAGATTCAAATACAGATAAAATTCAACCATATAACTATAAGCCATCGAAAGCACTAAGCGCTAAACACGAGTCAGCTCAAAAAGTTAGTCGTACACGACAGAAATTCCAAATAGAGCAACTCTATTGGCAAAAACAAGGTTTAACCTTAGTGCAAATGACTGAACAAGATCTAAACCCAAATAAGACATATAACCTAAAATGGTTAAGGGAATGTTTTTTAAGCCCACTACACCTTGAAGTTCCCCAAGCGTTGTACACATCGATGGTACTGACACTGATTAGAAGCTTAAAAGACAAGCCTACCGACACTCTAAAGACCCAATTAACGTTCGTTGCCGAAACACACAACATAACTTTAGACCAAATGTTTAGGTTGTTTCAGTACGCCTGCTATAACGATGATCTTCCTGTCGACCTAAATACAAAAATTGAGCTGTACCGCCCTTTAGCAATGAATGAGACATTATGTAATGCGTATTAA
- a CDS encoding DUF2326 domain-containing protein, whose product MLKSISCEKLVKTTLTFQTGLNSVVGADDAHNSIGKSSVLMLIDFAFGGNDFPDKCDDVIKNVSNFDVGFTFEFDKPYSFVRNTGTSDCVYHIEDKNLLTIDEYRKILRDKYGTDKYDLSFRECVSAFFRIYQRDNCNEKRPLDIVPKEAWLAIRKRILKLFDEYHAISKLEQEKKVETDVQKNIKGTFNTGAIVKITKTKFNKNQTELESLREQISTLKNALEANVTDIRSIISAENAELKRKKDSLFDLMIRYETSLSRTEDSISKTKLKNSKGFNELIDFFPEIDRDRLSQVDSFHCGISKIMRNQLNDEKRTLTSTISEIKSEIDGIDTELLKIVNSKEESVYLLEKLIELDRLEKDLSQQNNFWEKDDEVKQKLKGLKDDIKEQLVDSIDNIQESINQGLSKYIGKIYLDKPISPKLYLLDTDYKFDGGDDRGTGKGFANMISLDLTFLEKTGLPCIIHDSLLFKNMDVTSIESLISTYASFEKQIFISIDEVSKYKSSTKRLIGDSEVINLNKDRVAFCVKWKNKKS is encoded by the coding sequence TTGCTTAAATCAATAAGTTGCGAAAAGCTCGTTAAAACAACTTTAACGTTTCAAACAGGTTTGAACTCTGTTGTTGGTGCGGATGATGCTCATAATTCTATAGGAAAATCATCAGTATTAATGTTGATTGATTTTGCTTTTGGTGGCAATGACTTTCCTGACAAATGCGATGATGTAATTAAAAACGTCAGTAACTTTGACGTGGGTTTTACCTTTGAGTTTGATAAACCATACTCGTTTGTGCGTAATACAGGTACGAGTGACTGTGTTTATCACATAGAAGACAAAAATTTACTCACTATAGATGAATATAGAAAAATCCTAAGAGATAAGTATGGTACCGATAAATATGACCTCAGTTTTAGAGAATGCGTAAGCGCATTCTTCAGAATCTACCAAAGAGATAACTGCAATGAAAAACGCCCTCTGGACATAGTACCAAAAGAGGCGTGGTTAGCTATCAGAAAACGAATACTAAAGCTATTTGATGAGTATCATGCCATCTCAAAACTTGAACAAGAAAAAAAGGTAGAAACAGACGTACAGAAAAATATTAAGGGTACGTTTAACACTGGCGCGATAGTAAAAATCACTAAAACTAAATTCAATAAGAACCAAACGGAGCTTGAAAGTCTACGAGAGCAAATATCTACTCTCAAAAATGCACTGGAGGCGAATGTTACTGATATCAGGTCAATAATCAGTGCTGAAAATGCAGAACTAAAACGCAAGAAAGACAGTTTATTCGATTTAATGATTAGATATGAAACCAGCCTAAGCAGAACAGAAGACAGCATATCAAAAACGAAACTTAAGAACAGTAAAGGCTTCAATGAGTTAATTGATTTCTTCCCTGAAATAGACCGAGATAGGTTATCACAAGTTGACTCATTTCATTGCGGTATCAGTAAGATAATGCGGAATCAACTAAACGATGAAAAGCGTACACTAACTTCGACTATCAGTGAGATAAAATCTGAAATTGATGGTATCGATACAGAGCTATTAAAGATCGTAAACTCAAAAGAAGAATCTGTTTATTTACTTGAAAAGCTTATTGAACTAGATCGCCTTGAAAAAGACCTATCTCAACAAAATAATTTCTGGGAAAAAGACGATGAGGTTAAGCAGAAGCTCAAAGGTCTTAAAGATGATATAAAAGAGCAACTCGTTGACTCAATTGATAATATCCAAGAATCTATTAATCAGGGTCTGAGTAAGTACATCGGTAAGATCTATCTAGATAAACCGATCAGCCCTAAGCTGTATTTACTAGACACTGACTACAAGTTTGATGGAGGCGATGATAGAGGTACAGGTAAAGGGTTCGCCAACATGATATCTTTAGATTTAACCTTTTTAGAGAAAACTGGTTTACCTTGCATCATCCACGACAGTCTGTTGTTTAAAAATATGGATGTGACCTCGATAGAAAGCCTTATCTCTACTTATGCAAGCTTCGAAAAGCAAATTTTTATATCTATTGATGAAGTATCTAAATATAAATCATCTACGAAGAGACTAATAGGTGACTCTGAAGTTATTAATCTTAATAAAGACCGCGTTGCTTTTTGCGTGAAGTGGAAAAACAAAAAAAGTTAA
- a CDS encoding ABC-three component system protein, whose product MSLLSEVQSKCPLCRKSLIKRKATDTKVPVRVFDVAHIYPLNATERELELLKNEERLCDEIDSEGNFIALCKECHKVYDTQKTVEEYRQLVEIKKSANKIRALTETWDTQALHKDILIVAQRIGQLSKEDLNKTKLSYNALKVSDKTDDTFDPVNEIKVSTLVLTYFAHIKESLKRIEMERKASTVFICNQVRSYYSLLLLEGFNQSEIFEQMCEWFMVNTGITERTKAEVLVSYFIQHCEIFSDDSSE is encoded by the coding sequence ATGAGCCTACTATCAGAAGTTCAGAGCAAGTGTCCCCTTTGCCGAAAGAGTCTTATCAAGCGAAAAGCAACTGACACTAAAGTCCCTGTTCGAGTTTTTGATGTAGCACATATATATCCATTAAATGCTACTGAACGAGAACTTGAGCTTTTAAAGAATGAAGAGCGACTTTGTGATGAGATCGACTCAGAGGGTAACTTCATCGCACTCTGCAAAGAGTGCCATAAAGTGTATGACACCCAAAAAACAGTTGAAGAGTATCGACAGCTAGTTGAAATAAAAAAATCCGCGAACAAGATTCGAGCTCTCACGGAGACATGGGACACTCAAGCATTGCATAAAGACATCTTGATCGTTGCACAAAGAATTGGTCAGCTCAGCAAAGAAGATCTGAACAAAACAAAGCTCTCATATAATGCGCTAAAAGTTTCAGACAAGACAGATGACACTTTTGATCCAGTAAATGAAATAAAAGTGAGTACGTTGGTATTGACCTACTTTGCGCACATTAAAGAGTCTCTAAAACGTATCGAAATGGAAAGAAAAGCCAGTACGGTATTTATCTGCAACCAAGTACGCTCATATTACAGTTTGTTATTACTAGAAGGGTTCAATCAAAGCGAGATTTTCGAGCAGATGTGTGAGTGGTTCATGGTTAATACTGGTATAACAGAGAGAACAAAGGCGGAAGTATTGGTTTCGTATTTCATTCAACACTGCGAGATATTTTCAGATGATAGTTCCGAATAA